From one Streptobacillus ratti genomic stretch:
- a CDS encoding MATE family efflux transporter yields the protein MKRKLSLVEGSIGINLFKLAFPIILTSLMSILYNLTDIKFISYYLGDDAVSSATAASFYIGLSYALLFITKNSVQIYVAQSIGANRKNSAKRYARVSLIISVIFSILYGLITYIFAEQLIKIVGVKSPNYLYPAIDFLRISTFGFIFLFLSQNLSAIINGQGDTLGPFIFLSLGVVLNIFLDYIFLGIFPFGIKGAAIATVFSQLISVILLFLYLKRKNSVFRNMKFFKLDDIKFYRKIIKLGLPSGISQALFTLISIVIAKMISEVDESILGVQRLGIQFESFSWNVAGGFAAAVATFIGHNYGAGKYDRILKIYKVSIISISGFCLLLTTVFVFFARPLYSMFFMDSRLIEEGVKYLTIIGLAQIPQGIEIITTGAFNGVGKTKEPNIIGIVGTSLRIPIIMITLPIFGLLSIWWTIHFSMVFKGIVSVMVFIIAWKKQMEYMKITLEI from the coding sequence ATGAAAAGAAAATTAAGTTTAGTAGAAGGAAGTATAGGTATTAATTTATTTAAATTGGCATTTCCAATTATTTTAACTTCATTAATGTCTATATTATATAATCTTACTGATATAAAATTTATAAGTTATTATCTTGGAGATGATGCAGTAAGTTCTGCAACAGCTGCAAGTTTCTATATCGGTTTAAGTTATGCTTTGTTATTTATAACAAAAAATAGTGTACAAATATATGTGGCACAATCTATAGGTGCTAATAGAAAAAATTCAGCAAAAAGATATGCAAGGGTATCGTTAATTATTTCTGTTATTTTTTCAATATTATATGGATTAATTACATATATATTTGCAGAACAATTAATAAAAATAGTTGGAGTTAAAAGCCCCAATTATTTATATCCAGCTATTGATTTTTTAAGAATATCAACATTTGGATTTATATTTTTATTCTTATCACAAAATTTATCAGCTATTATTAATGGACAAGGAGATACATTAGGTCCTTTCATATTTCTTTCATTAGGAGTAGTATTAAATATTTTTCTTGATTATATATTTTTAGGTATATTTCCTTTTGGAATAAAGGGTGCTGCAATAGCAACAGTATTTTCTCAATTAATATCAGTTATTTTATTATTCTTGTATTTAAAGAGAAAAAATTCTGTATTTAGAAATATGAAATTCTTTAAATTAGATGATATTAAATTTTATAGAAAGATAATAAAACTAGGATTACCTAGTGGTATAAGTCAAGCATTATTTACTTTAATTTCTATTGTTATTGCTAAAATGATATCAGAAGTAGATGAGAGTATTTTAGGAGTTCAAAGATTAGGGATACAATTTGAATCATTTTCATGGAATGTTGCAGGGGGATTTGCAGCAGCAGTAGCAACATTTATAGGGCATAATTATGGTGCAGGTAAATATGATAGAATTTTAAAGATATATAAGGTGTCAATTATTAGTATTTCAGGATTTTGCCTTTTACTTACAACAGTATTTGTTTTTTTTGCTAGACCACTTTATTCTATGTTCTTTATGGATAGTAGACTTATAGAAGAGGGTGTTAAATATCTTACAATTATTGGATTAGCACAAATTCCACAGGGGATAGAAATTATTACTACGGGAGCATTTAATGGTGTAGGAAAAACTAAAGAACCTAATATTATAGGTATAGTTGGAACTAGTTTGAGGATTCCTATAATTATGATTACATTACCTATCTTTGGTTTATTATCTATTTGGTGGACTATACATTTTTCAATGGTATTTAAAGGAATAGTATCTGTAATGGTATTTATTATTGCATGGAAAAAACAAATGGAATATATGAAAATTACTTTAGAAATATAA
- the nadN gene encoding NAD nucleotidase codes for MNKKLLAGLLAVSTLGFSANKALDLSIIHINDHHSYLEPTEQRITVDGKQFKVNIGGFSAVNQKIKELRRTRKNPLVLHAGDAITGTLYFTLFGGSADAAVMNEGKFDYFTLGNHEFDAGNEGLLKLLEPLKIPVLSANVIPDKSSILHNKWKPYAIKVINGEKVGIIGLDTVSKTVNSSSPGKDVKFYDEVTTAQVMANVLKSQGINKIILLSHAGTEKNFEIAQKVNDIDIIITGDSHYLYGNDELRKLQLPVIHEYPTEFKSPNGEPVFVVEAWAYSGVVGDLGVHFTKDGIASITRKNPYVLLHTDKLKTKNKDGVWAELEGKEREHILSHLKALKSISFAKEDPNTSKILAKYKAEKDVLAKQIIGSISGANMPGGSNNRIPGRKGASEHGSIATRFVAETMLNELKFVDYVIQNSGGVRADILSGDVSFNDAYTYLPFGNTLYTFKISGADTLQVLEDAINFALTKSTGAFPYGAGIRYEANETPDANGKRIVKAEIFNKETGMWEEVMPEKMYVVGTNNYIASGKDGYATFGKLFKDPAAEGTDSFLPDAESFIKFMKNNPGFESYTTSNVIFHNAK; via the coding sequence ATGAACAAAAAACTATTAGCTGGATTATTAGCTGTTTCAACACTTGGGTTTTCAGCAAACAAAGCACTTGATTTAAGCATAATCCACATTAATGATCACCACTCTTATTTAGAACCAACTGAACAAAGAATTACAGTTGATGGTAAACAATTCAAGGTTAATATAGGTGGATTTTCAGCAGTAAACCAAAAGATAAAAGAATTAAGAAGAACTCGTAAAAATCCATTAGTATTACATGCTGGAGATGCAATTACAGGTACACTATACTTTACATTATTTGGTGGGTCAGCTGATGCTGCTGTAATGAATGAAGGTAAATTTGATTACTTTACTTTAGGTAACCATGAATTTGATGCAGGTAATGAAGGGCTATTAAAATTATTGGAACCATTAAAAATACCTGTATTATCAGCAAATGTTATACCTGATAAAAGTTCTATTTTACATAACAAATGGAAACCTTACGCTATAAAAGTTATTAATGGTGAAAAAGTTGGAATAATAGGATTAGATACAGTAAGTAAAACTGTAAATTCATCTAGTCCAGGTAAAGATGTTAAATTTTATGATGAAGTTACTACTGCACAAGTAATGGCAAACGTTTTAAAATCACAAGGTATTAACAAAATTATCTTATTATCACATGCTGGTACTGAGAAAAACTTTGAAATAGCTCAAAAAGTTAATGATATAGATATAATAATAACAGGAGATTCACACTACTTATATGGTAATGATGAATTAAGAAAATTACAATTACCTGTAATACATGAATATCCAACAGAATTCAAAAGTCCTAATGGAGAACCTGTATTCGTAGTTGAAGCATGGGCTTATTCAGGTGTAGTTGGAGATTTAGGAGTACATTTCACTAAAGATGGTATAGCATCTATAACTAGAAAAAATCCTTATGTGTTATTACATACTGATAAATTAAAAACAAAAAATAAAGATGGAGTATGGGCTGAATTAGAAGGTAAAGAAAGAGAACATATTTTATCACACTTAAAAGCTCTTAAATCAATTTCATTTGCAAAAGAAGATCCAAATACTTCTAAGATATTAGCTAAATATAAGGCTGAGAAAGATGTATTAGCAAAACAAATAATAGGTTCAATTTCAGGAGCTAATATGCCTGGTGGTTCAAATAATAGAATACCTGGAAGAAAAGGTGCTTCTGAACATGGTTCAATAGCTACAAGATTTGTTGCTGAAACTATGTTAAATGAATTAAAATTCGTTGATTATGTAATACAAAATTCAGGTGGAGTAAGAGCTGACATACTTTCTGGAGATGTATCATTTAATGATGCTTATACTTACTTACCATTTGGAAATACTCTATATACATTTAAAATATCTGGAGCAGATACTTTACAAGTATTAGAAGATGCAATTAACTTTGCTTTAACTAAATCTACAGGAGCTTTCCCATATGGAGCTGGAATAAGATATGAAGCAAATGAAACTCCTGATGCTAATGGTAAGAGAATTGTAAAAGCTGAAATATTTAATAAAGAAACTGGAATGTGGGAAGAAGTAATGCCTGAAAAAATGTATGTAGTTGGAACTAACAACTATATTGCAAGTGGTAAAGATGGTTATGCTACATTTGGAAAATTATTCAAAGATCCTGCTGCTGAAGGTACAGATTCATTCTTACCAGATGCTGAAAGCTTTATTAAATTCATGAAAAATAATCCTGGATTTGAATCATACACAACATCAAATGTTATATTCCATAACGCAAAATAA